The following are encoded in a window of Tissierellales bacterium genomic DNA:
- a CDS encoding type I restriction-modification enzyme R subunit C-terminal domain-containing protein, whose translation MRNGVRSNKKLRNVLSIDASGAYCKDRIIGISKMKIEVVEKHRISLSFRISRLNSDLKKLYEAYSLGTIEKEDYLEERELNRKSLSIYERGGIYFTNIQDEVTNIIESEGEFTIEDFKDYKKKVNRYINENQNHISIYKLKNNERLTASDFKELEKILWSEVGTKEEYEREYGDKSLSILVREIVGLDQKAANEAFSEFLNNKNLNSKQIRFLKHIVDYVVKNGVMKAKELTEEPFRNIGSIIEVFDTETALKIVNTIEEINENATNIIGA comes from the coding sequence ATGAGGAATGGGGTTAGAAGTAATAAAAAACTAAGAAATGTACTGAGTATTGATGCAAGTGGAGCATATTGTAAAGATAGGATAATTGGTATAAGCAAGATGAAGATTGAGGTGGTAGAAAAACATCGGATTTCCCTTTCTTTTAGGATTTCTAGGCTTAATTCAGATTTAAAAAAATTATATGAAGCTTATAGTTTAGGAACGATTGAAAAGGAGGATTACCTGGAGGAAAGAGAATTAAATAGAAAGAGTTTAAGTATCTATGAAAGAGGAGGTATATATTTTACAAATATTCAAGATGAAGTAACTAATATAATAGAAAGTGAAGGAGAATTTACAATAGAAGATTTTAAAGACTATAAAAAGAAAGTTAATCGTTATATAAATGAAAATCAAAATCATATTTCTATATACAAACTAAAAAATAATGAAAGACTTACAGCTAGTGATTTTAAAGAGTTAGAAAAAATTTTATGGAGTGAAGTTGGAACTAAAGAAGAATATGAAAGAGAATATGGAGACAAATCTTTATCTATTTTAGTAAGGGAGATAGTAGGTTTAGATCAAAAGGCAGCTAATGAAGCTTTTTCTGAGTTCTTAAATAATAAAAATTTAAATAGTAAACAAATTAGATTTCTAAAACATATAGTGGATTATGTAGTTAAAAATGGAGTTATGAAGGCCAAAGAATTAACGGAAGAACCTTTTAGAAATATAGGTAGTATTATTGAAGTATTTGATACAGAAACAGCCTTAAAAATAGTAAATACTATTGAAGAAATAAATGAAAATGCAACTAATATCATAGGAGCATAG
- a CDS encoding nucleoside deaminase: protein MIKNDEYFIKKAIELSLKAREQGNEPFGAVLVKDNEIVMSGENQINSISDPTHHAEIGLIRKFCLENKVNDLSKYILYSSCEPCAMCSSAMVWSKLGKLVYSVSHEQLAEIAGGNIMIPCKEVFERSPHQTIVVGELLNEEGLKAFDGYSFV, encoded by the coding sequence ATGATAAAGAATGATGAATATTTTATTAAAAAAGCAATTGAACTATCTTTAAAGGCAAGAGAACAGGGAAATGAACCATTTGGAGCCGTATTAGTAAAGGATAATGAAATTGTGATGAGTGGAGAAAATCAAATTAATTCAATTTCTGATCCTACACATCATGCTGAAATTGGATTGATTCGTAAATTTTGTTTAGAAAACAAAGTAAATGATTTAAGTAAATATATACTATATTCAAGTTGTGAGCCATGTGCTATGTGTTCAAGTGCTATGGTTTGGTCTAAACTTGGAAAATTGGTATATAGTGTCTCACATGAACAATTAGCAGAAATTGCAGGGGGTAATATTATGATTCCATGCAAAGAAGTGTTTGAAAGAAGTCCACATCAGACAATTGTTGTAGGTGAACTATTAAATGAGGAAGGTTTGAAAGCTTTTGATGGTTATTCTTTTGTATAA
- a CDS encoding GNAT family N-acetyltransferase yields the protein MNIEIKAYDKEDIVEIIYIWNEVVQDGIAFPQMNLLTESSGDDFFSKQSFTGVAYDIDRKEIVGLYILHPNNVGRCGHISNASYAVKKCMRGHRIGEKLVIHSMNKAKELNFKILQFNAVVKSNEYALRLYEKLGFTKLGVITNGFLMKDGTYEDIIPHYCIL from the coding sequence ATGAATATTGAAATAAAAGCATATGATAAAGAAGATATTGTAGAAATAATTTATATATGGAATGAGGTTGTTCAAGATGGTATTGCTTTTCCACAGATGAATTTATTAACGGAGAGCAGTGGGGATGATTTCTTTTCAAAACAATCCTTTACTGGTGTTGCCTATGATATAGACAGAAAAGAAATTGTTGGTCTATATATACTTCATCCTAATAACGTTGGACGATGTGGCCATATTTCTAACGCAAGTTATGCAGTAAAAAAATGTATGCGTGGTCATCGTATTGGTGAAAAACTTGTTATTCATAGTATGAACAAGGCAAAAGAATTAAACTTTAAGATTTTACAATTTAATGCAGTAGTTAAGTCAAATGAATATGCACTTCGACTATATGAAAAGCTTGGATTTACTAAATTAGGAGTTATTACTAATGGATTTCTGATGAAAGATGGAACATATGAAGATATCATTCCTCACTATTGTATACTGTAG
- a CDS encoding Rpn family recombination-promoting nuclease/putative transposase: MEVAKNFLSNYLPESIMQIIDLDTIEPQKDSFINKELQEGFSDLLFKVDINKERDIFTKDSEELFKSILKSIEYLQELEDKQMGIEYFEILMRYIFSAGKDVSKKDINKIVQKIENTYPEGSERVMTLAEILRKEGIEKGMEKGMEKGIEKGKTKALEKAVIKLLTKKFGVLPEELKIGISKLDAVTLEIIIDGIFEYESLEDVKKYIL, translated from the coding sequence ATAGAAGTAGCAAAGAACTTTTTAAGTAACTATTTACCAGAAAGCATTATGCAAATCATAGATTTAGACACAATAGAGCCCCAAAAAGATAGTTTTATAAACAAAGAACTTCAAGAAGGCTTTTCAGATTTACTTTTCAAGGTAGATATAAATAAAGAGAGGGATATATTTACAAAAGATAGTGAAGAATTGTTTAAATCTATTTTAAAATCAATAGAATATCTACAAGAACTAGAAGATAAACAAATGGGAATAGAATATTTTGAAATACTTATGAGATATATTTTTAGTGCTGGCAAAGACGTATCCAAAAAAGATATTAATAAGATAGTTCAAAAGATTGAAAATACCTATCCAGAAGGGAGTGAGCGGGTTATGACTTTAGCTGAAATACTTAGAAAAGAAGGAATAGAAAAGGGAATGGAAAAAGGAATGGAAAAAGGAATAGAAAAAGGAAAAACGAAAGCTCTTGAAAAGGCTGTGATAAAATTATTAACTAAAAAGTTTGGAGTTTTACCGGAAGAACTTAAGATAGGAATATCAAAACTAGATGCCGTAACTTTAGAAATTATAATCGATGGTATATTTGAATATGAAAGCCTAGAAGATGTTAAAAAATATATATTATAG
- a CDS encoding pyridoxal-phosphate dependent enzyme, with translation MNISGKTPLMRAKKLEQYLGVKKIYLKLEGSNPYGHKFDRISEVIIKDAINQNKDKILVNGSNDYINSIIHFAEKENIEVNIPYFKGEDWKLPLFPQESLVDFSKSDTSHMYKLVGGYCNEHNMYNASNGYRNRNLSVIALQQLGEEISDKLGNNISTVFTQLSYGYTVASLYNGFVNKWAHGHINKYPKIFSCTIPKGNAIFDDYKKNMGIDGLENYNIEVNKYTRHLFTGKGSLLEDTLKAIHDTEGRIVSVNQDLLKESAKVLREQENIILSTEEAYSFAGFYKLAKEGKIKNGKHAIILNDGKSDLQLYRVKDFEKYPKEEISKWIKEWLLDYSDPLKETLDAVNTAVDTGFILLALRNNIPQGVCVVVHSGFKDFIPTYHLAYIVTKKGNKGRGIATELINEMIELTNGNLSLHVDFDNKRAISLYEKLGFETKYARMIYSEE, from the coding sequence TTGAATATTTCTGGCAAGACCCCTCTTATGCGGGCCAAAAAGTTAGAGCAATATCTAGGGGTTAAAAAAATTTACTTAAAACTTGAAGGTTCAAATCCATACGGGCATAAATTTGATAGGATATCGGAGGTAATAATTAAGGATGCTATAAATCAAAACAAGGATAAAATCCTCGTTAACGGTTCAAATGACTACATCAATTCTATTATTCATTTTGCTGAAAAAGAAAATATTGAAGTAAATATTCCATATTTTAAAGGAGAGGATTGGAAGCTTCCTTTGTTTCCCCAGGAATCTTTAGTTGATTTCAGTAAAAGTGACACAAGCCATATGTATAAGCTAGTTGGCGGTTACTGTAATGAGCATAATATGTATAATGCATCTAATGGATATAGAAATAGAAATCTTAGTGTCATTGCATTACAACAATTAGGAGAAGAAATATCAGACAAACTTGGAAATAATATATCAACAGTATTTACTCAGCTTAGTTATGGATACACTGTAGCCAGCCTTTATAATGGCTTTGTAAACAAATGGGCACATGGTCATATTAACAAATATCCTAAAATATTTTCTTGTACTATTCCTAAAGGCAATGCTATCTTTGACGATTATAAAAAAAATATGGGAATCGATGGTTTAGAGAACTATAATATAGAAGTAAATAAATATACAAGGCATTTATTCACTGGAAAGGGTTCTCTTTTGGAAGACACTTTAAAAGCGATTCACGATACAGAAGGTAGAATAGTATCTGTAAATCAAGATCTCTTAAAGGAAAGTGCTAAAGTTTTAAGAGAACAAGAAAATATTATTTTGTCAACAGAAGAAGCTTATTCTTTTGCTGGTTTTTATAAGCTGGCAAAGGAAGGTAAGATTAAAAATGGTAAACATGCAATTATTTTAAATGATGGCAAAAGTGACTTACAATTATATAGGGTAAAAGATTTTGAAAAATATCCTAAAGAAGAAATCTCTAAATGGATTAAAGAATGGCTTCTAGATTATTCAGATCCATTAAAAGAAACTTTAGATGCCGTAAATACTGCAGTAGATACGGGTTTTATACTCTTGGCACTTCGGAATAATATTCCACAAGGGGTTTGTGTTGTAGTTCATTCTGGATTTAAAGACTTTATTCCCACTTACCACCTTGCATATATAGTAACTAAAAAAGGTAATAAAGGACGGGGTATTGCTACAGAATTAATTAATGAGATGATAGAACTTACTAATGGTAATCTATCACTACATGTAGATTTCGATAATAAAAGAGCTATTAGCTTATACGAAAAATTAGGTTTTGAAACTAAATATGCTAGAATGATATATTCTGAGGAATAA
- a CDS encoding GNAT family N-acetyltransferase, with product MDYQIKPLQSSDDLSPVLNIYKSNNEYFQIVSQEDASMDAILKDMTEVPPNTSTDQKCFCLITENGNPIGVIDYIENYPDQDVLYIGLFLVDGKKHNRGIGSEIYKYIERIAMDEGYERIRLGVVQENIKGLRFWQEMGFITVKTVKSSIKPETNWTIHVMEKRLSVSK from the coding sequence ATGGACTATCAAATCAAACCATTACAGTCTTCAGATGACTTATCGCCTGTTTTAAATATATATAAATCTAATAATGAGTATTTTCAAATAGTATCTCAAGAAGATGCATCTATGGATGCTATATTGAAGGATATGACCGAAGTACCGCCTAATACGAGCACAGATCAAAAATGTTTCTGCCTCATTACGGAAAATGGTAATCCAATAGGAGTGATAGACTATATCGAAAATTATCCAGACCAAGATGTTCTTTATATTGGACTTTTTCTTGTAGATGGTAAAAAGCATAATAGGGGAATTGGAAGTGAGATTTATAAATATATTGAAAGAATAGCTATGGATGAAGGTTATGAAAGGATTAGATTAGGAGTTGTACAAGAAAATATAAAGGGGTTGAGGTTCTGGCAAGAAATGGGCTTTATAACTGTCAAAACTGTAAAAAGTAGCATAAAACCTGAAACAAATTGGACAATTCATGTTATGGAAAAAAGGCTCTCGGTAAGTAAATAG
- a CDS encoding sigma factor-like helix-turn-helix DNA-binding protein: MLSSKHQEVIRLRYLLDLDYKTIGEILKIPLGTVKSRINAAMRNLKRIYGEDDVNG, translated from the coding sequence ATGTTAAGTTCTAAGCATCAGGAGGTAATTAGATTAAGATACTTACTTGACCTTGATTATAAGACCATAGGAGAAATACTTAAAATTCCTCTTGGTACAGTGAAATCAAGGATAAATGCGGCTATGAGAAATTTAAAGAGGATTTATGGGGAGGATGATGTAAATGGCTAA
- a CDS encoding sigma factor: MKEELLIKQAKNGDKEALLKLVMAQKTDYYKLAYVYMKNENDALDAIQDMIVILYENIHKLKKDTAFYSWSKTILVNSCKNILKRKNCFLRRSKRRR; encoded by the coding sequence GTGAAAGAAGAACTGCTAATAAAACAAGCAAAAAATGGAGATAAAGAAGCTTTACTTAAGTTAGTCATGGCTCAAAAAACAGATTATTATAAATTAGCCTATGTTTATATGAAAAATGAAAATGATGCTTTAGATGCAATACAAGACATGATAGTCATCCTATATGAAAATATACACAAACTTAAGAAAGATACTGCTTTTTATAGTTGGAGTAAGACAATATTAGTTAATTCCTGCAAAAATATATTGAAAAGAAAAAATTGTTTCCTTAGAAGAAGTAAAAGAAGAAGGTAG
- a CDS encoding GNAT family N-acetyltransferase, which translates to MTDKIIIKRIKSEEELSKFWEIRDQYMLEDIIPNCELGELRSEEDKGWFFLDEYCNHMEKLFRRKQDTANPVFFIKDDNIIGFASYCTYFSEDGKCFIIDFCILSQYRNQGLGTKAFQEISEKEIKRGARYFALNVYNNRNKNFWEKQGFKFDGQDEYGSVLMRKDMSGDSSAKLLDSRGFDLWSEGYDKDVEISEQNNQYPFAAYEEVLNTVYNKVHKHKGVILDIGFGTGTLTKRLYDNGNKIYGIDFSKKMVQISQKKMPEAKLIQFDFTKGLPKELDGVMFDSVISTYAIHHLTDEQKISCINEILQYLKGDGVIVFGDVSFKNKYEMIMAKEKDKDLWDDTEHYLIADEIMKLLPDLKVDFEKLSYCSGVLTIKK; encoded by the coding sequence ATGACAGATAAAATTATAATTAAAAGGATTAAATCAGAGGAAGAATTATCTAAGTTTTGGGAGATAAGGGATCAATATATGCTTGAAGATATAATTCCAAATTGTGAATTAGGAGAACTTAGAAGTGAAGAGGATAAAGGATGGTTTTTTTTGGATGAATATTGTAACCACATGGAAAAATTATTCCGAAGAAAACAAGATACAGCCAATCCGGTCTTCTTTATAAAGGATGATAATATAATAGGTTTTGCATCTTATTGTACTTATTTCTCTGAAGATGGGAAATGCTTTATAATTGATTTCTGTATTCTTTCTCAATATAGAAATCAAGGACTAGGAACAAAAGCTTTCCAAGAAATTAGTGAAAAAGAAATAAAGCGGGGAGCTAGATATTTTGCTTTAAATGTATATAATAATAGAAATAAAAATTTTTGGGAGAAACAAGGCTTTAAATTTGATGGACAGGATGAATATGGTTCTGTACTAATGCGTAAAGATATGTCAGGGGACTCATCTGCTAAACTATTGGATAGTAGAGGATTTGATCTATGGTCAGAAGGTTATGATAAAGATGTAGAGATATCGGAGCAAAATAATCAATATCCTTTTGCAGCCTATGAAGAAGTGCTAAATACTGTTTACAATAAAGTTCATAAACATAAAGGAGTAATTTTGGATATTGGTTTCGGAACAGGTACATTAACAAAGCGATTATATGATAATGGTAATAAAATCTATGGAATTGATTTTTCAAAGAAGATGGTTCAAATTTCACAGAAGAAGATGCCAGAAGCAAAGTTGATACAATTTGATTTTACAAAAGGTCTTCCTAAAGAATTAGATGGAGTGATGTTTGATTCAGTTATTAGCACATATGCTATTCATCACCTAACAGATGAACAAAAAATAAGCTGTATTAATGAAATATTACAATATTTAAAAGGCGATGGAGTTATTGTATTTGGAGATGTTTCTTTTAAAAATAAATACGAAATGATAATGGCAAAAGAAAAAGATAAGGACTTGTGGGATGATACTGAACATTATCTTATAGCCGATGAAATAATGAAGCTATTACCAGATTTAAAAGTTGATTTTGAGAAGCTATCCTACTGCTCTGGTGTTTTAACTATAAAGAAATAA
- a CDS encoding GNAT family N-acetyltransferase — protein sequence MKIKRILSDKKQFLDLLLLADEQEDMIDKYLERGDVFALYDEDLKSICVVTKEDEGIYELKNIATYEKYQGQGYGKALMNYIFDYYGDICKTVFVGTGDSPFTIPFYEHCGFKISHRVKTFLLITTVSLFSKMGFNLLIWSI from the coding sequence ATGAAGATAAAAAGAATTTTAAGTGACAAGAAACAATTTCTTGATTTGCTGCTGCTAGCAGATGAACAAGAAGATATGATTGATAAATATTTGGAGCGTGGAGATGTTTTTGCTCTATATGATGAAGACTTGAAAAGCATTTGTGTGGTGACAAAAGAAGATGAAGGAATATATGAATTGAAGAATATTGCAACTTATGAAAAATATCAAGGGCAGGGCTATGGAAAAGCTCTTATGAATTATATTTTTGATTATTATGGTGATATATGTAAAACTGTGTTTGTAGGCACAGGAGATAGTCCTTTTACTATTCCTTTTTATGAGCATTGTGGATTTAAAATTTCACATAGAGTTAAAACTTTTCTACTGATAACTACGGTCAGCCTATTTTCGAAAATGGGGTTCAACTTATTGATATGGTCTATTTGA
- a CDS encoding GNAT family N-acetyltransferase, whose amino-acid sequence MSNKTITSIYGEYKIIFLDEVHAGEIAKWQYPSPYDFYNFDDNDETVKELLEESYYSVFNKQEELIGYFCFGSSARITTCEGFIFSDTALDIGLGMKPELCGKGLGLDFLYAGFAFAESNLLGHKANFRLSVAQFNERAIKLYRKAGFTFHQTVTHKSLNMPFYIMLRNANI is encoded by the coding sequence ATGTCAAATAAAACTATAACAAGCATATATGGCGAATATAAAATTATATTTCTTGACGAGGTACATGCTGGAGAAATAGCTAAATGGCAATATCCAAGCCCTTATGATTTTTATAACTTTGATGATAATGATGAAACAGTCAAAGAGCTTTTAGAAGAAAGCTACTATTCTGTTTTTAATAAGCAAGAAGAATTAATTGGTTATTTCTGTTTTGGAAGTAGTGCACGTATTACCACTTGTGAAGGTTTCATATTTTCAGATACCGCATTGGACATAGGATTGGGTATGAAACCAGAACTTTGTGGAAAAGGTTTAGGTCTTGATTTTTTATATGCAGGATTTGCATTTGCTGAATCAAATTTATTGGGACATAAGGCAAATTTTCGACTATCTGTTGCTCAGTTTAACGAAAGAGCAATAAAACTATATAGGAAGGCTGGGTTTACTTTTCATCAAACTGTTACTCATAAATCACTGAATATGCCGTTTTATATAATGCTCCGTAATGCTAATATATAA
- a CDS encoding MarR family transcriptional regulator, translating to MKKTEVFLSNLTELYEKRDLLNKLIENKKLIENYSISEIHCIDSIGKIKDPNVTKLAISLNMTKGAISKITKKLNAQKIITKYTKADNKKEFYFKLTKDGKKVYTKHELLHNKSKEKYIDILNKFDDNEKDVIIKFLEIIVEHLENEIKEVNINEN from the coding sequence ATGAAAAAAACTGAGGTTTTCTTGTCAAACCTAACAGAATTATATGAAAAACGGGACCTACTAAATAAATTAATAGAAAATAAAAAACTTATTGAAAACTATAGTATCTCAGAGATCCATTGTATAGATTCTATAGGTAAGATAAAAGATCCTAATGTTACTAAATTAGCAATTTCTCTAAATATGACAAAGGGGGCTATAAGTAAAATAACTAAAAAACTTAACGCACAAAAAATAATTACAAAGTATACAAAGGCTGATAATAAAAAAGAATTTTATTTTAAATTAACTAAAGATGGTAAAAAAGTCTATACAAAGCATGAATTATTACACAATAAATCTAAAGAAAAATATATAGATATCCTTAATAAGTTTGATGACAATGAAAAAGATGTGATAATTAAATTTTTAGAAATAATTGTAGAGCATTTGGAAAATGAAATAAAGGAGGTAAATATAAATGAAAATTGA
- a CDS encoding cyclase family protein — MKIDLTVPINKRAWNKIIDRTSTDKSFNKFGHIGTHFDLMDKKFNLENFIRPGKIFDVSSIKNRDIETSDINTKEILEKDFVIFYTEHLKENSYGTDNYFQTYPNLSKKLVKFLIKKKVSLIGIDTPGIRQAKEHREIDQYCADNNVFIVENLNNLDLLLKETKDREFLLYTFPINLEDVSGLPCRVIAEI; from the coding sequence ATGAAAATTGATTTAACAGTTCCAATTAATAAAAGAGCCTGGAATAAAATAATAGACAGAACTTCTACTGATAAGAGTTTCAATAAATTTGGGCATATAGGTACTCACTTCGATTTAATGGACAAAAAGTTTAATCTAGAAAATTTCATAAGACCTGGAAAAATATTTGATGTAAGTAGTATTAAAAATAGAGATATTGAAACAAGTGATATCAATACAAAAGAAATATTGGAAAAGGATTTTGTTATATTTTATACAGAGCATTTAAAAGAGAACTCCTATGGGACAGATAATTATTTCCAAACTTATCCCAACTTATCAAAAAAACTAGTGAAATTTTTAATCAAGAAAAAAGTCAGCTTAATTGGCATAGATACACCGGGAATAAGGCAGGCAAAAGAACATCGTGAAATTGACCAGTATTGTGCGGATAATAATGTCTTTATTGTAGAGAACCTAAATAACTTGGATTTATTATTAAAAGAAACAAAAGATAGAGAATTTTTACTATACACCTTCCCTATAAATCTAGAAGATGTATCTGGACTACCATGTAGAGTAATAGCTGAGATTTAA
- a CDS encoding flavin reductase family protein: protein MFKEVNFNDYSKEALDQINKGAFLTVKSNDEINTMTIGWGNIGIIWSMPIFTVAVRYSRHTYDLLENTDEFTVSIPIEADMRKELTYCGTKSGKNVNKIKECSINLKDGINVNTPIIEDCELYYECKIVYKQAMEPGTLDNNIKEEYYFNNDYHVLYYGKIVNCYVQG from the coding sequence ATGTTTAAAGAAGTTAATTTTAACGATTATTCTAAGGAAGCCCTTGACCAAATAAATAAGGGAGCTTTTCTCACTGTAAAAAGTAATGATGAAATAAACACTATGACTATAGGTTGGGGAAATATTGGCATCATATGGAGTATGCCTATATTTACAGTAGCTGTTAGATATTCCAGACATACCTATGACCTATTGGAAAATACTGATGAATTTACGGTAAGCATTCCCATTGAAGCAGATATGAGAAAAGAATTAACTTATTGTGGAACTAAATCTGGAAAAAATGTGAACAAAATTAAGGAATGCAGTATAAATTTAAAAGATGGGATAAATGTAAATACACCTATAATTGAAGACTGCGAATTATATTATGAATGTAAAATAGTTTATAAGCAAGCTATGGAACCTGGAACTTTAGATAATAATATTAAAGAGGAATATTATTTTAATAATGATTATCACGTTTTATACTATGGAAAAATAGTTAATTGCTATGTACAAGGATAA
- a CDS encoding DUF421 domain-containing protein produces MTFFNYITGITIGSLVANTVLNKGNHYLNDMINLIWWTILTFLVSLLTLKLPKAQTILAGEPTIVIKNGIILKKALKETGLNLDDLTMLLRDKDMFSIKEVDYAILEPNGKLSVLKKQEREKTRLYVPTEIITDGNLIKRNLEELGLDETWLYEKLKAQGIYSVGDVFYAEIQEDGSLHIEKKG; encoded by the coding sequence TTGACCTTTTTTAACTATATTACCGGTATTACTATAGGATCCCTTGTAGCTAATACTGTTCTTAATAAAGGCAATCATTATTTAAATGATATGATTAATTTAATTTGGTGGACGATATTAACATTTTTAGTAAGTTTATTAACACTTAAATTACCTAAAGCACAAACAATATTGGCAGGTGAACCAACGATAGTTATAAAGAATGGTATAATTTTAAAAAAAGCTTTAAAAGAAACTGGATTAAATTTAGATGATTTAACTATGTTACTTAGAGATAAAGATATGTTTTCTATTAAGGAAGTTGATTATGCTATTTTAGAACCTAATGGGAAACTAAGTGTTTTAAAGAAGCAAGAAAGAGAAAAGACTCGTCTATATGTACCAACTGAAATTATAACTGATGGAAATCTAATAAAAAGAAATTTAGAAGAATTAGGATTAGATGAGACCTGGCTTTATGAAAAATTGAAAGCACAAGGAATATATTCCGTTGGAGATGTATTCTATGCAGAAATACAAGAGGATGGGTCCCTGCATATAGAAAAAAAGGGTTAG
- a CDS encoding GNAT family protein translates to MKVLETERLILRAWGLEDIDDFFEYAKDPDVGPNAGWKPHESKEESLAILENFIEGDEVWAIVDKETGKAIGSIGAHEDDKRRDINAKMIGYVLCQDYWGQGLVPEAVNKVLEYLFNDEKVELVSCYHYPFNKRSKRVIEKCGFKFEGTLRYSSKIYNGKVYDEYCYSILRDEYIKG, encoded by the coding sequence TTGAAAGTATTAGAAACAGAAAGATTAATTTTAAGGGCATGGGGACTAGAAGATATTGATGATTTTTTTGAATATGCAAAGGATCCAGACGTAGGGCCTAATGCTGGATGGAAGCCTCATGAGTCTAAAGAGGAAAGCTTGGCTATATTGGAAAACTTTATTGAAGGTGATGAGGTTTGGGCAATAGTGGATAAGGAAACTGGAAAGGCAATTGGTTCAATTGGTGCTCATGAGGATGATAAACGTAGGGATATTAATGCAAAAATGATAGGATATGTTCTTTGTCAAGATTATTGGGGACAAGGTTTAGTTCCAGAAGCAGTAAATAAGGTTTTAGAGTATTTGTTTAATGATGAAAAAGTAGAATTAGTTTCCTGTTATCATTATCCTTTTAATAAGCGTTCTAAGCGAGTTATAGAAAAATGTGGGTTTAAATTTGAAGGAACTTTAAGATATTCAAGTAAAATATATAATGGCAAAGTCTATGATGAATATTGTTATTCAATTCTAAGGGATGAGTATATAAAAGGTTAG
- a CDS encoding HXXEE domain-containing protein — protein MFELLNLFLLFPLILTLHNIEESLWLTEWANSFKKSSKPMNKDGSIFTTIVTLSFAYLITLCFVFLPEVSVFKYLYFGFIGVMMFNVIFPHLALTIQFKKYCPGLITGILLLMPIGSLIIIYSINKEIISYLGLVIATIIVGLISLIILPVLFRMGEYFLRF, from the coding sequence ATGTTTGAATTATTGAACTTATTTTTACTATTTCCACTAATACTTACGTTACATAATATAGAGGAATCATTATGGTTAACAGAGTGGGCAAATTCTTTTAAAAAAAGTAGTAAGCCTATGAATAAAGATGGATCTATTTTTACAACTATTGTAACATTATCTTTCGCTTACTTAATTACTCTTTGTTTTGTATTTTTACCAGAAGTTTCAGTCTTTAAATATTTATATTTTGGTTTTATTGGAGTAATGATGTTTAATGTTATTTTTCCTCACTTGGCACTAACAATCCAATTTAAGAAATATTGTCCAGGTTTAATAACTGGAATACTTTTATTAATGCCAATAGGTAGCTTGATTATCATATATTCAATTAATAAGGAAATTATTAGTTACTTAGGGTTAGTTATAGCTACTATTATTGTTGGTTTAATATCTCTAATTATATTACCTGTTTTATTTAGGATGGGTGAATACTTCCTAAGATTTTAA